A window of Paenibacillus phoenicis genomic DNA:
GAAGCCCATCATATGCGATTGTGTGCCGATGAGATTGCGGTCCCGGCAGGCGATATGCACCAGCGGTCTCAAGCCGAGCTGAGATTGGACGAGATGTCCAAGCGCCATGTTGCTCATCCGCGTTACGGCCAGCGAGTTATCTGCCAGCGTGAGCGCATCGATGCCCGCCTCTTTCAAAGCGGCTGCGCCCTCCATGAATTTCCCGATATCCAGGTCGCGCGGCGGGTCCAGCTCAACGATGACGGTATGCCGCTCTTTCACGAGCTCGGTCAAGCTCGGAAGCTTGCGATTCTCCCCGCCGCCGGAAACAGCACCCGTTTCGCTGGAGCCCGCAGGCACCGCATTCGGCTGCTCGTTGAGCGATACGCTAGCGGATAGATGCGGTTCAGGCAGCTTCCGTTCCTTCGCCAGCGGCTGAGCGGCATACCCTTCCAAGGCCTTCGCCATGGCGGCGATATGCTCCGGCGTCGTACCGCAGCAGCCTCCGATCAATCTCGCCCCCAAATCGGCAAAAGCACGGGCGCACTCCCCAAAATAATCGGGAGTCGCTCCATATACATATTCTCCATCGATATAGTCCGCCAAACCTGCATTTGGGAAAACGGACATCGGCACGTTGAGCGGCCCCTCCACGTCGTCCATGACACCCATGATTCCTTTTGGACCGGAATGGCAGTTGAAGCCAACCACGTCTGCCCCTTCTTCAACCAGCGCTCCAAACGCCTGCGGAATCGTAAATCCGTCCAGCGTGCGTCCGATTTGATCGACGGCGAACTGGCAAATGACCGGAACATCCGTCAGCTTGCGGGCTTGTCCCAAAGCGATCCGCATTTCCCCAAGGTCGTAAAACGTCTCGAACAGCAGCGCATCCACCCCTTCGCTCAGCAAGGCAGCAATTTGCTGCTCGAAGTATTTCCCGAGCTCTTGGACGGTGACGTTCGCCCGCTTGCCGCCGCGGATGGAACCAACCGCTCCCGCGACATACGCACGTTCGCCCGCCGCTTGCTTGGCGATCCGTACCGCAGCCCGGTTGATGTCCTCCACCTTGGCCTCCAGTCCGAATTTGGACAATTTATAGTAATTCGCCGAAAACGTATTGGTTTCCAGCAGCCGTGCCCCGGCATCGAGATAACGGCGATGGATGTCGCCGATCACGTCGGGGCGCAGCAAATTAAATTCTTCATAAGAAATGCCGACCGGAAAACCCAACTGGTACAAATACGTCCCCATGGCCCCGTCGCCGACAATAATTTCGCGCTCCAAAGTCGTACGCAAATCCGGTTTCATGCTTCTGCCCCCTGACTGCCGTGATGTTATATCGCTGTATGAATCAATCCCGGCGCAAACTATTATCATATTAATTTATCATAAATCGCTCCGATTGATAAGGTATCGTTCCCAAATATCGCTGGCAGTTATCGTAAAAAAAGCCGGGTCCCCGATCAGGGATCCCGGCAATCGTTCCATCCTAATTTAATGAACCTCTTATATTTCGACGCTGCCTTTGTACACCGCTTCGGCCGGCCCCGTCATGTATACATGATTGTCGCGTTCATCCCATTCGATAAACAGGTCTCCGCCCTTGAGTCCAATCCAGGCGGCACGATCCGTCAATCCGTTCAGTACGGAGGATACCAGTGTGGCGCAAGCACCAGTACCGCAAGCCAGCGTTGGGCCCGCCCCGCGTTCCCATACGCGCATCTCCACCCGCTGGCGGTTCGTCACGGTGGCGAACTCTACGTTGATCTTGCGCGGGAAGTACGGATGTACCTCCAGCTTTGGTCCCCATGTCGTCACATCGAAATTCGGCGCATCATCCACATAGATGACGCAATGCGGATTGCCCATAGAGACGGCCGTAAACTTAAATTCCTGGCCGTTCGTCTCAATCGGCTGGCTCACCACCGGATTCTGATTCAGCGTCGTTGGGATCGTCAGGCCGTCCAGGATCGGTTCGCCCATGTCGACCCGCACCGTTTTGACCACACCGTCCTCGACCTGCAAGGTCACTTGCTGAACGCCTGCTCCCAACGTTTCAATCGTTACGCTGTCTTTATCCACCAGACGGTTGTCGTAGACGTATTTGGCTACGCAGCGAATCGCGTTGCCGCATTGTTCAGCTTCCGTGCCGTCTGAATTAATGATCCGCATTTTGAAATCCGCTTTGTCCGACGGGAGAATAAACACCAATCCGTCTCCGCCGACGCCAAAATATCGGTCACACCACCGAATCGCCAGTTCAGATACGTTATCCGGCAGCTGTTGTTCACCATAAAATACGAGAAAGTCGTTACCTAGTCCATGCATTTTTGTAAATTCCATGCTAACCCCACTCCTGCATCGTTGGATGATAGGGTTAGTCTAGCTTTTGCCAGGTTCAAAAGCTATTGATTTTATGCACGAATATTTGTACTTTTCGCGGTGACAAAGGGACGCGGCCCGCTGCTGCGCCGTTTCCGATTGCCTGACCAGACGCTGCCCGCGCCCATCAGGAAGGTCGGAATGCCAGCGGCCACCAGGGTGATCGCCCACTCCCGCGTGCCAAGCGGTACCGTTTTGAAGATCGGCTGCAGCGGTTCAATGTACATTACGCCAAGCAGCAACACAATCGACGACAGGACAGCGGCAACCAGATATTTATTTTGCAAAATATTACGGTGAAAAATCGACCGCGAGCTGCGGCAATCGAACACATGGATCAGCTGCGCCATGACCAGGGTGGCAAAGGCGACCGATTGCGCTTTGACCAGTTGGGCCGGATCCGATGGCGCATAGCGCAGCGTCAACCAAAACGCGCCCAGCGTGCATACGCCGATCAGCACTCCGCGGCTGATGATTTTCCAACCTAACCGGCGGGCAAAAATGTTTTCGTTTGCGCCGCGCGGCTTGTGCTCCATCAAGTCTTTTTCCGGTTGATCGACGCCCAGTGCCATCGCCGGCAAACCATCGGTCACCAGGTTGACCCACAAAATTTGGATCGGCAGCAGCGGCAGCGGCAAGCCCGCCAGCATGGCGAAGAACATCGTCAGGATTTCGCCGACATTGGAGGCCAGCAAATAACGGATGAATTTACGGATGTTCTCGTAAATGCTGCGTCCTTCCTCGATTGCGGCAACGATTGACGTAAAGTTATCGTCGTTGAGGATCAGCGAGGACGCTTCTTTGGAGACGTCCGTGCCCGTCATGCCCATGGCGATGCCGATATCAGCGGCTTTGATCGCCGGCGCGTCGTTTACCCCATCGCCGGTCATCGCCACCACATGCCCGTTCCGCTGCAGTGCCTTCACGATCCGCAGCTTATGCTCCGGCGACACCCGGGAATAGACGTAGATGTTGTCTACCTGCTTCTCCAGCTCCTCATCGCTCAGCGCCTCCAGCTGCTGGCCCGACATCGAGGTACCGCCCCGCGGCAAAATCCCCAGATCGGCAGCGATCGCTTCGGCGGTCAGCCCATGGTCGCCGGTGATCATCACCGTTTTGATGCCTGCGCGGCGGCAGACGGTAATCGCGTCCCGCGCTTCGCGGCGCGGCGGGTCGATCATACCGGTCAGACCCACGAAGATCAGCTGCGATTCCACTTGATCTTCATGCTCTGCCCCTTCGGTTGGCTTCAAGTCGCGGTAGGCCAACCCAAGCACGCGGAGTGCACTGCGGGCCATTTGTTCGTTGGCCGCTTGCACTTTCTGCCGGAATGTGCCCGTGAAAGGCACCACTTTGCCATCCCACAGGATATAGGAGCAGCGCTCGAGCAGCATATCCGGTGCTCCTTTGACGAGCGCCATTTTGCCGCCTTGATGGGAGACGATGACGGACATCCGCTTCCGCTTGGAATCAAAAGGAAACTCCAGATCGCGGACATACGTTCCGCTTAAGGCTGCCGGCGTCATGCCCATTTTGGACGCCAGCGTCACCAGCGCCCCCTCGGTTGGATCGCCCTTCAGCTTCCAGACCGATCCGCCTGCAGCGGCGTCCTCCTTCGTCTTGCGGCGGCCGCGCTTCTCCGGATCGTCGTCATAGATGACCGCATTGCTGCACAACGCGCTGATCTGCAGCATCCGGCGCAAGCTTTGGTCATTGCGCAAATCGACGGGCACGCCTTGGTCCAGAATATTGCCAACCGGCTCGTAGCCTTCGCCCGTCACTTCCAGCGATCTGCCTTCCAGCCACAACCGGGTTACGGTCATTTTGTTTTGGGTTAGCGTACCGGTCTTGTCCGAACAGATGACCGTAGCGCAGCCCAGCGTCTCCACCGACGGCAGCTTGCGAACGATTGCTTTGCGTTTGATCATGCGCTGCACACCCAGCGCCAACGCAATCGTCACGATGGCCGGCAGACCTTCCGGTATAGCAGCAACAGCAAGACTCACTCCGGCAAAGAACATGCTGGCGGCCGGCTGCCCTTGCAGAATCCCCAGGAGCACCACAACGACGGTCAAGCCAAGCGCCATATAAATCAAAATTTTGCCGAGCTGCTCCAGACGCCGTTGTAGCGGGGTTTCCTGGACCTCGGTATTTTGAATCAAATCGGCGATTTTCCCCATCTCGGTGTCCATGCCCGTGCGGATCACGATCCCCCGGCCCGTACCGCGGGTGATCATCGTGCCCATGAAGCCGATGTTCTTCTGGTCTCCCAGCGGAACGTCACTTTCACTCAGCACCCCCGCATGTTTGCCCACCGGATGCGATTCGCCGGTCAAAGCGGATTCTTCCACGTCCAGGCTGTTCGTAGATAACCACCGGATGTCAGCTGGAATCCGGTCCCCGCTTTCCAGCAGGACGATATCCCCTGGAACAAGCTCTCTGGCTGGAATGTTCTTGACGACGCCTTGGCGCAGCACATTGGCATGGGGCGCGGACAGCTCTTTTAATGCCCGCAGGGAACGCTCCGCACGGAATTCTTGGATGAATCCAAGCACCCCGTTCAGAATGATGATGGCGATGATTGTGACGGCATCCAGATACTCGCCGAGAAAACCGGAAATCAGCGTGGCACCCATCAGCACCAGCATCATAAAATCCTTGAACTGGTTCAGGAACAGCAGAATCGGGGAGATGCGCTCTCCTTCCTGCAGTTCGTTCCAGCCAAATTCCTCGCGTCTCTTCTGCGCTTCTTCATCGGTCAGGCCCTGTTCACGCGTGACGCCGAAGTGTTGCAGAAGCGCATCACTGCTCCACTGGTGCCAGTTTTTTTGTTCCATCCTCCTTAATTCCCCTTCCGTTTATTATGCAGTATCGGCGTGAAGGCTTTTCCACCTAGGGTAAATGTATTCTAGCCAGTCCCAAATTATCACAGGGGAGCCCTTAAGTTTTTGCCCGAAGTATGGCATCATAGAGGAGGGCTTTCTCGTGAAGCC
This region includes:
- a CDS encoding bifunctional homocysteine S-methyltransferase/methylenetetrahydrofolate reductase, with the translated sequence MKPDLRTTLEREIIVGDGAMGTYLYQLGFPVGISYEEFNLLRPDVIGDIHRRYLDAGARLLETNTFSANYYKLSKFGLEAKVEDINRAAVRIAKQAAGERAYVAGAVGSIRGGKRANVTVQELGKYFEQQIAALLSEGVDALLFETFYDLGEMRIALGQARKLTDVPVICQFAVDQIGRTLDGFTIPQAFGALVEEGADVVGFNCHSGPKGIMGVMDDVEGPLNVPMSVFPNAGLADYIDGEYVYGATPDYFGECARAFADLGARLIGGCCGTTPEHIAAMAKALEGYAAQPLAKERKLPEPHLSASVSLNEQPNAVPAGSSETGAVSGGGENRKLPSLTELVKERHTVIVELDPPRDLDIGKFMEGAAALKEAGIDALTLADNSLAVTRMSNMALGHLVQSQLGLRPLVHIACRDRNLIGTQSHMMGFDALGIDHVLAVTGDPARFGDLPGASSVYDLTSFEIIRMIKQLNEGISFSGKPLKQKAKFVVGAAFNPNVKHLHKAVERLEKKIASGADYIMTQPVYDPELIVAIKQATAHLDVPIFIGIMPLASGKNAEYLHNEVPGIQLSDEVRKRMEGLQGEEGRAMGVEIAKELLDTAMEHFNGIYLMTPFMFYEMNVALTNYIREKSKRDSAHLSRLS
- a CDS encoding calcium-translocating P-type ATPase, SERCA-type: MEQKNWHQWSSDALLQHFGVTREQGLTDEEAQKRREEFGWNELQEGERISPILLFLNQFKDFMMLVLMGATLISGFLGEYLDAVTIIAIIILNGVLGFIQEFRAERSLRALKELSAPHANVLRQGVVKNIPARELVPGDIVLLESGDRIPADIRWLSTNSLDVEESALTGESHPVGKHAGVLSESDVPLGDQKNIGFMGTMITRGTGRGIVIRTGMDTEMGKIADLIQNTEVQETPLQRRLEQLGKILIYMALGLTVVVVLLGILQGQPAASMFFAGVSLAVAAIPEGLPAIVTIALALGVQRMIKRKAIVRKLPSVETLGCATVICSDKTGTLTQNKMTVTRLWLEGRSLEVTGEGYEPVGNILDQGVPVDLRNDQSLRRMLQISALCSNAVIYDDDPEKRGRRKTKEDAAAGGSVWKLKGDPTEGALVTLASKMGMTPAALSGTYVRDLEFPFDSKRKRMSVIVSHQGGKMALVKGAPDMLLERCSYILWDGKVVPFTGTFRQKVQAANEQMARSALRVLGLAYRDLKPTEGAEHEDQVESQLIFVGLTGMIDPPRREARDAITVCRRAGIKTVMITGDHGLTAEAIAADLGILPRGGTSMSGQQLEALSDEELEKQVDNIYVYSRVSPEHKLRIVKALQRNGHVVAMTGDGVNDAPAIKAADIGIAMGMTGTDVSKEASSLILNDDNFTSIVAAIEEGRSIYENIRKFIRYLLASNVGEILTMFFAMLAGLPLPLLPIQILWVNLVTDGLPAMALGVDQPEKDLMEHKPRGANENIFARRLGWKIISRGVLIGVCTLGAFWLTLRYAPSDPAQLVKAQSVAFATLVMAQLIHVFDCRSSRSIFHRNILQNKYLVAAVLSSIVLLLGVMYIEPLQPIFKTVPLGTREWAITLVAAGIPTFLMGAGSVWSGNRKRRSSGPRPFVTAKSTNIRA
- the dapF gene encoding diaminopimelate epimerase; this translates as MEFTKMHGLGNDFLVFYGEQQLPDNVSELAIRWCDRYFGVGGDGLVFILPSDKADFKMRIINSDGTEAEQCGNAIRCVAKYVYDNRLVDKDSVTIETLGAGVQQVTLQVEDGVVKTVRVDMGEPILDGLTIPTTLNQNPVVSQPIETNGQEFKFTAVSMGNPHCVIYVDDAPNFDVTTWGPKLEVHPYFPRKINVEFATVTNRQRVEMRVWERGAGPTLACGTGACATLVSSVLNGLTDRAAWIGLKGGDLFIEWDERDNHVYMTGPAEAVYKGSVEI